In a single window of the Streptomyces sp. NBC_00285 genome:
- a CDS encoding peptide ABC transporter substrate-binding protein — MSPARQRLLAGAAALSAGTLLLTACSGSSGTASSSHGAVNYALPANFTPNWILPIGTAAHLNTNNISIANTLWEPLIAYDGSTGKIGWNKAGSVATDATFAADDKSVTITLGDRHWSDGKPITSADVKFWFDLIKANKAAWAGYNPGKAPDNWTSFKTVDDTHFTITFDKAYNPQWMLANELNSITPLPQHAWAGSRDAKQAWTYLNNAAKNISGYASNPLWKTISGPYAVKSFSTAGKVVLTANKKYDGGEKANIPTVNLLPFTTTDAEKNALRSGSVDYGYIEATDLDQKDSFTAQGYKVEPWSGWAITYMPYNFNNPSMGAVFKQLYARQAIQHSIDQASLAKVVLAGTAVPGYGPIPQGQTSDFLSPVQKDNPYPFSNDTAKSLLTSHGWTEQGGVMTCSEPAKCGAGVAKGTKFRMQVLSQSGSTVTDNMMSAIQSSLAKTGIAFSIKTAPVNSVLSQTPQCTSGQSICKWQLSFFGTAGSWYFNAFPTGDSLFQTGGGSNFGNYSDPDVDKLISATTTSSSNQAVQDYSAALAKELPVIWLPEPDYQISVVRNGLGGFSQDSLANFHPAQWKWTK; from the coding sequence ATGTCCCCTGCCCGCCAAAGACTCCTCGCCGGTGCCGCCGCCCTCAGCGCGGGCACCCTGCTGCTGACCGCCTGTTCCGGGTCGAGCGGCACGGCGTCGTCCTCGCACGGCGCCGTCAACTACGCGCTGCCCGCGAACTTCACGCCGAACTGGATCCTGCCGATCGGCACCGCGGCCCACCTCAACACCAACAACATCTCCATCGCGAACACGCTGTGGGAGCCGCTCATCGCCTACGACGGCTCGACCGGCAAGATCGGCTGGAACAAGGCCGGTTCGGTCGCCACCGACGCCACCTTCGCCGCCGACGACAAGAGCGTGACGATCACCCTGGGCGACCGGCACTGGAGCGACGGGAAGCCGATCACCTCCGCGGACGTGAAGTTCTGGTTCGACCTCATCAAGGCGAACAAGGCCGCGTGGGCGGGCTACAACCCGGGCAAGGCGCCCGACAACTGGACGTCCTTCAAGACGGTCGACGACACCCACTTCACGATCACCTTCGACAAGGCCTACAACCCGCAGTGGATGCTCGCCAACGAGCTGAACTCCATCACCCCGCTGCCCCAGCACGCCTGGGCCGGGAGCCGGGACGCCAAGCAGGCATGGACGTATCTCAACAATGCGGCGAAGAACATCTCCGGCTACGCCTCGAACCCGCTGTGGAAGACCATCAGCGGCCCCTACGCCGTCAAGTCCTTCTCCACCGCCGGCAAGGTCGTCCTGACCGCCAACAAGAAGTACGACGGCGGCGAGAAGGCGAACATCCCCACGGTGAACCTGCTCCCGTTCACCACCACCGACGCCGAGAAGAACGCCCTGCGGTCCGGCAGCGTCGACTACGGCTACATCGAGGCGACCGACCTCGACCAGAAGGACAGCTTCACCGCGCAGGGCTACAAGGTGGAGCCGTGGTCGGGCTGGGCCATCACCTACATGCCGTACAACTTCAACAACCCTTCCATGGGCGCGGTGTTCAAGCAGCTCTACGCCCGTCAGGCCATCCAGCACTCGATCGACCAGGCGAGCCTCGCGAAGGTCGTTCTGGCCGGCACGGCGGTACCCGGCTACGGGCCGATCCCGCAGGGACAGACCTCGGACTTCCTATCGCCGGTGCAGAAGGACAACCCGTACCCGTTCTCGAACGACACCGCCAAGTCGCTGCTGACGAGCCATGGCTGGACCGAGCAGGGCGGGGTCATGACCTGCTCCGAGCCGGCGAAGTGCGGTGCGGGCGTCGCCAAGGGCACGAAGTTCCGGATGCAGGTGCTCTCGCAGTCCGGCTCCACGGTCACCGACAACATGATGAGCGCGATCCAGTCCTCGCTCGCGAAGACCGGCATCGCGTTCTCCATCAAGACGGCGCCGGTCAACTCGGTGCTCTCCCAGACCCCGCAGTGCACGTCGGGGCAGTCGATCTGCAAGTGGCAGCTGAGTTTCTTCGGCACCGCCGGCAGTTGGTACTTCAACGCCTTCCCGACCGGTGACTCGCTGTTCCAGACCGGCGGCGGCTCCAACTTCGGCAACTACTCCGACCCGGACGTCGACAAGCTCATCTCGGCGACCACCACGTCGAGTTCGAACCAGGCCGTCCAGGACTACAGCGCGGCCCTCGCCAAGGAACTGCCGGTCATCTGGCTGCCCGAGCCGGACTACCAGATCTCCGTCGTCAGGAACGGCCTCGGCGGCTTCTCCCAGGACTCGCTGGCCAACTTCCACCCGGCGCAGTGGAAGTGGACCAAGTAG
- a CDS encoding ABC transporter ATP-binding protein: MNILTIEDLGVTFSTETGDVPAVRGVSLEVRPGETLALVGESGSGKSTVALASMGLLPDSARVSGRVSVDGTEVVGAPEASLAGLRGRTASMVFQEPATALDPLTRVGAQIAEVVRNHQDVSRSQAAREAVDLLRRVGIPEPERRASAFPFQLSGGQRQRVVIAMAIANSPALLIADEPTTALDVTVQAEILDLLRRLAADSGTGVLLVTHNMGVVADFADRVAVMLRGEVVETGPVEDVLLRPEHAYTRALLAAVPRLRISGADTPSAPQKDTPPASGTDAPVVRLRDVSVRFGRVRALDGVSLDVRPGDTVGLVGESGSGKSTAARVALGLIAPASGSVSLFGTDLARVRGRKRRALLAGVGVVLQDPVASLDARMSVAECVAEPLRVHRRGMTGAERRERVAEVLELVRLPRELAVRGPRELSGGQRQRVSLARALVLEPRLLVADEPTSALDVSVQRTVLEVIAELQRELGFACLFVSHDLAVVQEFAQQVVVMRDGRVQEQGPTMSTLLHPETEYTRRLIAAVPVPDPVLQRQRRAQRQAEVTA; the protein is encoded by the coding sequence GTGAACATCCTGACCATCGAGGACCTCGGAGTGACGTTCTCCACGGAGACGGGTGACGTGCCCGCCGTGCGCGGGGTGTCCCTGGAGGTCCGCCCCGGCGAAACGCTCGCGCTCGTCGGCGAGTCGGGGTCCGGCAAGTCGACGGTGGCACTGGCCTCGATGGGCCTGCTGCCGGACAGTGCACGGGTCTCGGGGCGGGTGAGCGTCGACGGTACGGAAGTCGTCGGGGCACCGGAGGCCTCGCTCGCCGGGCTGCGGGGACGTACGGCCTCCATGGTCTTCCAGGAACCTGCCACCGCCCTCGACCCGCTGACCCGGGTCGGCGCCCAGATAGCGGAAGTCGTACGCAATCACCAGGACGTCTCCCGGTCACAGGCCGCGCGTGAGGCGGTCGACCTGCTGCGCCGCGTCGGGATTCCCGAGCCGGAGCGGCGGGCCTCGGCCTTCCCCTTCCAGCTGTCGGGCGGGCAGCGGCAGCGGGTCGTCATCGCCATGGCGATCGCCAACTCGCCTGCTCTGCTGATCGCGGACGAGCCGACCACCGCGCTCGATGTCACCGTGCAGGCCGAGATCCTGGACCTGCTGCGGCGGCTCGCGGCCGACTCGGGCACGGGTGTCCTCCTCGTCACGCACAACATGGGCGTGGTCGCCGACTTCGCGGACCGGGTCGCCGTGATGCTGCGGGGCGAGGTCGTGGAGACCGGGCCGGTGGAGGACGTGCTGCTGCGGCCGGAGCACGCGTACACGCGGGCGTTGCTGGCGGCGGTGCCACGCCTGAGGATCAGCGGTGCGGACACGCCTTCGGCCCCTCAGAAGGACACTCCCCCGGCCTCCGGGACGGATGCTCCCGTGGTGCGACTGCGGGACGTGTCCGTGCGGTTCGGGCGGGTCCGGGCACTCGACGGGGTCTCCCTCGACGTCCGTCCCGGTGACACCGTCGGGCTCGTGGGCGAGTCCGGGTCGGGCAAGTCGACGGCGGCCAGGGTCGCGCTCGGGCTCATCGCACCCGCCTCCGGTTCGGTGTCGCTGTTCGGCACCGACCTGGCCCGGGTCCGGGGCCGGAAGCGGCGGGCGCTGCTCGCCGGGGTGGGCGTGGTGCTCCAGGACCCGGTGGCCTCGCTGGACGCGCGGATGAGTGTGGCGGAGTGCGTGGCCGAGCCGCTCAGGGTGCACCGCCGGGGCATGACGGGCGCCGAGCGACGGGAACGGGTCGCGGAGGTGCTCGAACTGGTGCGGCTGCCGCGGGAGTTGGCGGTGCGGGGCCCGCGTGAACTGTCCGGTGGCCAGCGCCAGCGGGTGAGTCTCGCCCGGGCGCTGGTGCTCGAACCCCGGCTGCTGGTCGCGGACGAGCCCACCAGTGCGCTGGACGTGAGCGTGCAGCGGACCGTGCTGGAGGTGATCGCCGAGTTGCAGCGGGAGCTGGGGTTCGCCTGTCTCTTCGTCTCCCACGACCTGGCCGTCGTGCAGGAGTTCGCCCAGCAGGTCGTCGTCATGCGGGACGGGCGGGTCCAGGAACAGGGGCCGACCATGTCCACGCTGCTGCACCCGGAGACCGAGTACACGCGACGGCTCATCGCGGCCGTACCGGTGCCGGATCCGGTGCTGCAGCGGCAGCGCCGTGCACAGCGGCAGGCGGAGGTCACCGCGTGA
- a CDS encoding M81 family metallopeptidase, with translation MPTSRPVIAVAGLGIESSTFSPARTQAPAFHAQRGADVLTRYPFLAPGRPLREAADWRGALVGKALPGGTVTAAAYAELTGELLTRLAQMGPIDGLWYDIHGAMTVEGLDDAEAELLNRIRDVIGAGTVVSTSMDLHGNVSRDLVHRTDLITCYRMAPHEDAMETKERAARNLVDHLAGGAPRPVKAWIPVPVLLAGEQTSTRIEPARSVYAAVAEVEAEAGVTDAAIWVGYAWADEPRNRAAVVVTGLSADAVTTGAERLARGFWKARHDFGFVAPTGTLEECLDAALASGRRPYFVSDTGDNPTAGGAGDVTWGLQQVLARPEFADPSGPTVIYASVPGPAAVDATVHAGVGATVTVTAGAEVDDRHAGPLTLTGVVHAVRHGDLHAQTEAVLRVGSVYVILTRLRKPYHHEHDFTDLELQPRDADVVLVKIGYLEPELFAMAADWKMALTPGGVDQDLPRLGHRRIRRPMFPFDREMSDPDLGARVIPSSDEELTGPDE, from the coding sequence ATGCCGACATCCCGACCCGTAATCGCCGTCGCAGGCCTCGGCATCGAGTCCTCGACCTTCTCCCCGGCCCGCACCCAGGCGCCCGCCTTCCACGCCCAGCGGGGTGCGGATGTCCTCACCCGCTACCCCTTCCTCGCCCCGGGCCGGCCGTTGCGCGAGGCCGCCGACTGGCGGGGCGCCCTCGTGGGCAAGGCGCTGCCGGGAGGCACGGTCACGGCCGCCGCCTACGCCGAGCTGACCGGTGAACTCCTCACCCGGCTCGCGCAGATGGGCCCGATCGACGGCCTCTGGTACGACATCCACGGCGCGATGACCGTGGAGGGCCTGGACGACGCCGAGGCCGAACTCCTGAACCGGATCAGGGACGTCATCGGTGCCGGGACCGTCGTGTCCACCTCGATGGACCTGCACGGCAACGTCTCCCGTGACCTCGTCCACCGCACCGACCTGATCACCTGCTACCGCATGGCCCCGCACGAGGACGCCATGGAGACGAAGGAGCGGGCCGCCCGGAACCTCGTGGACCACCTCGCCGGCGGAGCCCCGCGCCCCGTCAAGGCCTGGATCCCGGTGCCCGTGCTCCTGGCCGGCGAGCAGACCTCCACCCGGATCGAACCGGCGAGGAGCGTCTACGCCGCCGTGGCCGAGGTGGAGGCGGAGGCGGGTGTGACGGACGCGGCGATCTGGGTCGGCTACGCCTGGGCCGACGAACCCCGCAACCGGGCCGCCGTCGTCGTCACGGGCCTTTCCGCGGACGCCGTGACGACCGGTGCCGAACGGCTCGCCCGCGGCTTCTGGAAGGCCCGCCACGACTTCGGGTTCGTCGCCCCCACCGGCACCCTGGAGGAGTGCCTGGACGCGGCCCTGGCCTCCGGGCGCCGCCCGTACTTCGTCAGCGACACCGGCGACAACCCGACCGCCGGCGGCGCGGGTGACGTCACCTGGGGGCTCCAACAGGTGCTGGCCCGGCCTGAGTTCGCTGACCCCTCCGGCCCGACGGTCATCTACGCCTCCGTGCCGGGCCCGGCCGCCGTCGACGCGACCGTACACGCCGGCGTCGGGGCCACGGTGACCGTCACCGCGGGCGCCGAGGTCGACGACCGGCACGCCGGCCCGCTCACTCTGACCGGCGTGGTCCACGCCGTCCGGCACGGCGACCTGCACGCGCAGACCGAGGCGGTGCTGCGGGTGGGGAGCGTGTACGTGATCCTGACGCGGCTGAGGAAGCCGTACCACCATGAACACGACTTCACCGACCTGGAGTTGCAGCCGCGGGACGCGGACGTCGTCCTCGTCAAGATCGGCTACCTGGAGCCCGAGCTGTTCGCGATGGCCGCCGACTGGAAGATGGCCCTCACTCCGGGCGGCGTCGACCAGGACCTGCCACGCCTCGGTCACCGGCGCATCCGCCGGCCCATGTTCCCCTTCGACCGGGAGATGTCCGATCCGGACCTCGGGGCCCGCGTGATCCCGTCCTCGGACGAGGAGTTGACCGGGCCCGACGAGTGA
- a CDS encoding GTP-binding protein — MAGSETLAVETAGTPAAPDTVKILIAGGFGVGKTTMVGSVSEIAPLRTEEPLTVAGLGVDDLAGIEQKRATTVAMDFGRITISDELVLYLFGTPGQQRFWFMWNDLAVGALGAVVLIDVRRPESSFAAVDFFERRRIPFVVAVNGFEGRHPYPAEDIRESLALPAGVPVVLCDARRRESSRDVLITLLDLLIAEAVEE; from the coding sequence TTGGCCGGCTCTGAGACGCTCGCCGTCGAGACTGCTGGGACTCCCGCCGCGCCCGACACCGTCAAGATCCTGATCGCGGGGGGTTTCGGCGTCGGCAAGACCACCATGGTCGGGTCGGTCAGCGAGATCGCCCCGCTGCGCACGGAGGAACCCCTCACCGTCGCGGGCCTGGGGGTCGACGACCTCGCCGGGATCGAGCAGAAGCGGGCCACCACGGTGGCCATGGACTTCGGCCGGATCACCATCAGCGACGAACTCGTGCTCTACCTCTTCGGCACCCCGGGCCAGCAGCGGTTCTGGTTCATGTGGAACGACCTCGCCGTCGGCGCCCTGGGCGCGGTCGTCCTCATCGACGTACGCCGCCCGGAGTCCAGCTTCGCCGCCGTGGACTTCTTCGAACGCCGCCGCATCCCCTTCGTCGTCGCCGTCAACGGCTTCGAGGGACGGCATCCGTACCCGGCCGAGGACATCAGGGAGTCCCTCGCGCTGCCGGCGGGTGTCCCGGTGGTGCTGTGCGACGCCCGCCGGCGCGAGTCGTCCCGGGACGTACTGATCACCCTGCTTGACCTGCTGATCGCCGAAGCGGTCGAGGAGTAG
- a CDS encoding ROK family protein — protein sequence MKAVAGVDIGGTTTQVALCTDDLTVVDRLEVPTPAAAGGAAMVGAALDAVRLLLDRMDARLLGVGIGAAGVVDARAGRVLVASDSFRDWAGFAVTAAFEEALGVPAFLDNDVNAFLRGEATAGAVAGEPYVLGMTLGTGVGGALWLDGALYDGPHGAAGEIGHVPGFGDLPCTCGGRGHLETLASGRAIAARYGARTGRELSAREVAEVSDPVALGVYEDAGAAVARALLVTAGLLDVTTVVIGGGVSRSWHLLAPAVQRALSAEPPVSGHPVRVVPALLGGDAVTVGAAARVRAELGA from the coding sequence GTGAAGGCGGTCGCCGGCGTCGACATCGGCGGTACGACCACTCAAGTGGCCCTGTGCACCGACGACTTGACTGTCGTGGACCGGCTGGAGGTGCCCACTCCCGCGGCGGCCGGCGGGGCCGCGATGGTGGGCGCCGCGCTGGACGCCGTACGCCTGCTGCTGGACCGTATGGACGCGCGGCTGCTCGGGGTCGGGATCGGGGCGGCAGGCGTGGTGGACGCGCGGGCCGGGCGGGTCCTGGTCGCCAGCGACTCCTTCCGGGACTGGGCCGGGTTCGCGGTGACAGCGGCCTTCGAGGAGGCGCTGGGGGTTCCGGCGTTCCTGGACAACGACGTCAACGCGTTCCTGCGCGGCGAGGCCACGGCCGGTGCCGTCGCGGGCGAACCGTATGTGCTCGGGATGACCCTCGGCACCGGCGTCGGCGGGGCGCTGTGGCTGGACGGCGCACTGTACGACGGACCGCACGGCGCGGCGGGCGAGATCGGGCACGTCCCGGGCTTCGGCGATCTGCCCTGCACGTGCGGGGGCCGCGGGCACCTGGAGACGCTGGCGTCGGGACGGGCGATCGCGGCCCGGTACGGGGCCCGGACCGGGCGGGAGCTGAGCGCGCGGGAGGTGGCGGAGGTCTCCGACCCGGTCGCGCTCGGCGTGTACGAGGACGCGGGTGCCGCCGTCGCCCGCGCGCTCCTCGTCACGGCAGGCCTGCTGGACGTCACCACGGTCGTGATCGGCGGCGGCGTCAGCCGGTCCTGGCACCTGCTGGCACCGGCGGTCCAGCGCGCCCTGAGCGCCGAACCGCCGGTCAGCGGGCACCCGGTACGGGTGGTGCCCGCCCTGCTCGGCGGGGACGCGGTGACGGTGGGTGCGGCGGCCCGGGTGCGGGCGGAACTCGGTGCGTGA
- a CDS encoding ROK family transcriptional regulator yields MIEKSPPAHPPPPRRHGTGFSSLAEGVLELLASGQATTRTELSALLGAAPSTVSFAVGQLLDRGLVAEEGTRSSAGGRPRKVLRLGGSDGYAVAADLGGKHAHVGVVHPGGGLTDVSTVPFATADGPEAALPGLAETLQALIGRHGRERLRGVGLCLPGPVDVEPGLVTLPARMPGWNRFPVRDWFEERFGVPVAVENDANCMAVGEHSVRPVEHRQSIMVKVGSGIGAGVIVDGRLYRGATGGAGEITHVRVEAAQDTPCSCGNTGCLETVASGAALVRILRERGLEVASTEDVVRRAVDADPEATRAVRQAGRYLGQVLAANVNFFNPDAVYLGGILSTLEPFVAAVRSQLYEGCHPLVTQRLVIERTSLGADAGLAGAGQFALQRALAQAMQSVTGVRG; encoded by the coding sequence ATGATTGAAAAAAGTCCGCCAGCGCACCCCCCTCCGCCCCGACGGCACGGCACCGGTTTCTCCTCGCTCGCCGAAGGCGTCCTCGAACTCCTCGCCTCCGGCCAGGCGACGACCCGCACGGAACTCTCCGCGCTCCTCGGCGCCGCGCCCTCGACGGTGTCCTTCGCGGTCGGACAGCTCCTGGACCGCGGGCTGGTGGCCGAGGAGGGCACCCGGTCCTCCGCCGGCGGACGGCCCCGCAAGGTGCTGCGGCTCGGCGGCAGCGACGGATACGCGGTCGCGGCCGACCTCGGCGGAAAGCACGCGCATGTCGGGGTCGTGCACCCCGGCGGCGGCCTCACCGACGTGTCGACCGTGCCGTTCGCCACGGCGGACGGCCCCGAGGCCGCGCTGCCCGGTCTCGCGGAGACCCTCCAGGCACTGATCGGCCGGCACGGACGGGAGCGGCTGCGGGGCGTGGGCCTGTGCCTGCCCGGCCCGGTCGACGTCGAGCCGGGCCTGGTGACACTGCCCGCGCGCATGCCCGGCTGGAACCGGTTCCCCGTCCGGGACTGGTTCGAGGAGCGCTTCGGCGTCCCGGTGGCCGTCGAGAACGACGCCAACTGCATGGCCGTCGGCGAGCACAGCGTCCGGCCCGTCGAGCACCGGCAGTCGATCATGGTGAAGGTGGGCTCCGGGATCGGCGCGGGCGTGATCGTGGACGGCCGGCTGTACCGGGGCGCGACCGGCGGAGCGGGGGAGATCACCCACGTCCGCGTCGAGGCCGCCCAGGACACTCCGTGCTCGTGCGGCAACACGGGCTGTCTGGAGACGGTCGCCTCGGGCGCGGCACTGGTCCGGATCCTGCGGGAGCGGGGCCTTGAGGTGGCGAGCACCGAGGACGTCGTACGGCGCGCCGTCGACGCCGACCCCGAGGCCACCCGCGCGGTCCGTCAGGCCGGCCGCTACCTCGGCCAGGTCCTCGCGGCCAACGTCAACTTCTTCAACCCCGACGCGGTGTACCTCGGCGGCATCCTGTCCACGCTGGAGCCGTTCGTCGCGGCCGTTCGCAGCCAGCTGTACGAGGGCTGCCATCCGTTGGTGACCCAGCGTCTGGTGATCGAGCGCACGTCACTGGGCGCGGACGCGGGGCTGGCGGGAGCCGGCCAGTTCGCGTTGCAGCGGGCGCTGGCGCAGGCGATGCAATCGGTCACGGGCGTCCGGGGATGA
- a CDS encoding ABC transporter permease: METVRYLARRLSQALAVILIVTIVVFCLLHALPGGPARGILGPQATAGQIAAFNHEQGLDRSLPVQYAYYLRELAQGDLGTSYTLNEAVSRLIGQRLPKTLVLTVLSAIVGLLLAVPLGMWQAVRRNKPADYVITTLSFVAYSTPVYFLGLLLILLFTQTLRWFPSQAPQGDTLAQVLADPAALVLPVVTGAASMVAVFSRYMRGATLENLSEDYVRTARAGGAGQYAVLFRHVLRNSLTPVIAMLGYYVPVLFGGALVVEQLFNYPGMGLLFWSAAQSSDYPVLLGCVLVISVATVVGTLLADVVQRVVDPRVKEGRV; the protein is encoded by the coding sequence GTGGAGACGGTCCGCTACCTCGCACGGAGGCTGTCGCAGGCCCTCGCCGTGATCCTGATCGTGACGATCGTGGTCTTCTGCCTGCTGCACGCGCTTCCCGGGGGTCCCGCGCGCGGAATCCTCGGGCCGCAGGCGACGGCCGGGCAGATCGCCGCGTTCAACCACGAGCAGGGGCTCGACCGGTCCCTGCCCGTGCAGTACGCCTACTATCTGCGCGAGTTGGCGCAAGGCGATCTCGGGACGTCGTACACGCTGAACGAGGCGGTGTCCCGGCTGATCGGGCAACGACTGCCGAAAACGCTGGTGCTGACCGTGCTGTCCGCCATCGTCGGACTGCTGCTGGCGGTGCCGCTGGGGATGTGGCAGGCGGTGCGGAGGAACAAGCCGGCCGACTACGTCATCACCACGCTGAGCTTCGTGGCGTACTCGACGCCGGTGTACTTTCTCGGGCTGCTGCTGATCCTGCTGTTCACGCAGACCCTGCGGTGGTTCCCCTCACAGGCACCCCAAGGGGACACGCTGGCGCAGGTGTTGGCGGACCCGGCGGCACTGGTGCTGCCCGTGGTGACCGGGGCCGCGTCGATGGTGGCCGTGTTCAGCCGGTACATGCGGGGCGCGACACTGGAGAACCTGTCCGAGGACTACGTGCGGACCGCTCGCGCGGGCGGTGCGGGGCAGTACGCGGTGCTCTTCCGGCATGTGCTGCGCAACTCGCTCACCCCGGTGATCGCGATGCTCGGGTACTACGTGCCGGTGCTGTTCGGGGGCGCGCTGGTGGTGGAGCAGCTCTTCAACTACCCGGGGATGGGGCTGTTGTTCTGGTCCGCCGCGCAGTCGTCCGACTATCCGGTGCTGCTCGGGTGTGTGCTGGTCATTTCTGTCGCGACGGTCGTCGGGACGTTGCTTGCGGATGTGGTGCAGCGGGTTGTGGATCCTCGGGTGAAGGAAGGGCGGGTATGA
- a CDS encoding ABC transporter substrate-binding protein, whose translation MTSTAAHRRSLRKNPGVGALALAAATVLLAGCGSSDKASDPLSEDTAGAGSGDTVVVGSNNFAESILLADIYGEALKAKGVKVTYKPNIGSRETTYGLLKNGSITVLPEYNGSLLAYLDKDAKQESAEGVNAAAKAKLDTKLTLLDSAPAEDKDSVTVNAETAKKYSLTAESTLADLKSVAGDLVIGGSPEFQTRQQGLLGLESTYGLKFKSFKALDAGGPLTQAALKKNTVQAADIFTTDPTIIKEKFVVLQDSKNLFGFANVTPLVYKSGLSAEGVAALNAVSAKLDTKALLEMDTQVQLDNKDPLDVAKAWLKTNGLG comes from the coding sequence CCTCAGGAAGAACCCCGGCGTGGGCGCTCTCGCGCTCGCCGCCGCCACGGTCCTGCTGGCGGGATGCGGGTCCTCCGACAAGGCCTCCGACCCGCTCTCCGAGGACACCGCAGGCGCGGGCAGCGGCGACACCGTGGTCGTCGGCTCCAACAACTTCGCCGAGAGCATCCTGCTCGCCGACATCTACGGTGAGGCCCTGAAGGCCAAGGGCGTCAAGGTCACCTACAAGCCCAACATCGGCAGCCGCGAGACCACCTACGGTCTGCTGAAGAACGGCTCGATCACCGTTCTGCCCGAGTACAACGGCTCGCTGCTGGCCTACCTGGACAAGGACGCCAAGCAGGAGTCGGCCGAGGGCGTGAACGCCGCGGCCAAGGCGAAGCTCGACACCAAGCTGACGCTGCTCGACTCGGCGCCGGCGGAGGACAAGGACTCGGTCACGGTCAACGCGGAGACCGCGAAGAAGTACAGCCTGACCGCCGAATCCACCCTCGCCGACCTCAAGTCCGTCGCCGGCGACCTGGTCATCGGCGGCTCGCCGGAGTTCCAGACCAGGCAGCAGGGCCTGCTGGGCCTGGAGTCCACGTACGGCCTGAAGTTCAAGTCCTTCAAGGCGCTCGACGCGGGCGGTCCGCTGACGCAGGCGGCACTGAAGAAGAACACCGTGCAGGCCGCGGACATCTTCACGACCGACCCGACCATCATCAAGGAGAAGTTCGTCGTCCTCCAGGACTCGAAGAACCTCTTCGGCTTCGCGAACGTGACCCCCCTGGTCTACAAGTCGGGTCTCTCCGCGGAGGGCGTGGCCGCCCTCAACGCGGTCTCCGCCAAGCTGGACACCAAGGCGCTCCTCGAGATGGACACCCAGGTGCAGCTGGACAACAAGGACCCGCTGGACGTGGCGAAGGCCTGGCTGAAGACGAACGGTCTCGGCTGA
- a CDS encoding ABC transporter permease has protein sequence MSVQSAGRWGLVAPFPAPLKARFARNKLAVAGLIVVILFLGFCFVGPLLYSTDQTHTDLTQVNLGPSGSHWLGTDAVGHDQLGRLMYGGQVSLSVGLAAGVLATVIGTLWGAVAGYAGGWVDAVMMRVVDAGIAIPALFILLVVSAITSPGTSGLILVLGLVSWLVPSRLVRAETLTLKNRDYVLTLRATGGTHGRAIRRHILPNSVSTIVVAGTFQVADAILLIAYVSYLGLGVQPPKTDWGGMLSAGLTAAYSGRWWLIVPPGLAIILVVCAFNAIGDGLRDAFDVRGRA, from the coding sequence ATGAGTGTTCAGAGTGCGGGCCGGTGGGGGCTGGTCGCGCCGTTCCCCGCGCCCCTGAAGGCGCGCTTCGCGCGCAACAAGCTGGCCGTGGCCGGGCTCATCGTCGTCATCCTGTTCCTGGGCTTCTGCTTCGTCGGGCCGCTCCTCTACTCCACCGATCAGACCCACACCGATCTCACCCAGGTCAACCTCGGGCCCAGCGGCTCCCATTGGCTCGGAACCGATGCCGTCGGGCACGACCAGCTCGGGCGGCTCATGTACGGCGGGCAGGTGTCCCTGTCGGTCGGGCTGGCGGCCGGGGTGCTCGCCACCGTCATCGGCACGCTGTGGGGGGCCGTGGCGGGGTATGCGGGCGGGTGGGTCGACGCCGTGATGATGCGGGTCGTCGACGCGGGCATCGCCATCCCGGCGCTGTTCATCCTGCTCGTCGTGTCCGCCATCACCAGTCCCGGCACGTCCGGGCTGATTCTCGTCCTCGGGCTGGTGTCCTGGCTGGTGCCGTCCCGGCTGGTGCGGGCCGAGACGCTCACGCTCAAGAACCGGGACTATGTGCTGACCCTGCGGGCGACCGGAGGGACGCACGGGCGGGCGATCCGCCGGCACATCCTGCCGAACTCGGTGTCCACGATCGTCGTCGCGGGCACCTTCCAGGTCGCCGACGCGATCCTGCTCATCGCCTATGTGTCGTATCTGGGCCTCGGTGTCCAGCCGCCGAAGACCGACTGGGGCGGCATGCTGTCGGCCGGGCTGACGGCCGCGTACTCGGGACGCTGGTGGCTGATCGTGCCGCCGGGCCTGGCGATCATCCTCGTCGTGTGCGCGTTCAACGCGATCGGCGACGGCCTGCGGGACGCCTTCGACGTGAGGGGACGCGCGTGA
- a CDS encoding DUF742 domain-containing protein, which yields MTDSDAAGRLVRPFALTGGRTRPSRADFTLITTVTAVDPRPERAPRPQPEQARILRRCARPLAVAELAALLDLPVSVVVIMLCDLLEAGLITARPPRPVSPRTTDLDLLQKVRDGLGRL from the coding sequence GTGACCGACAGCGACGCGGCGGGCCGGCTGGTACGGCCGTTCGCCCTGACCGGCGGGCGGACCCGGCCCAGCCGCGCCGACTTCACCCTCATCACCACGGTGACCGCGGTGGACCCGCGCCCGGAGCGGGCCCCCCGGCCGCAGCCGGAGCAGGCCCGCATCCTGCGCCGGTGCGCCCGCCCGCTCGCCGTCGCGGAGCTGGCGGCGCTGCTCGACCTCCCGGTCAGTGTGGTCGTGATCATGCTGTGCGACCTGCTGGAGGCGGGTCTGATCACCGCGCGCCCGCCGCGCCCCGTCTCGCCCCGCACGACGGACCTGGACCTGTTGCAGAAAGTGAGGGATGGCCTTGGCCGGCTCTGA